One segment of Brassica napus cultivar Da-Ae chromosome C3, Da-Ae, whole genome shotgun sequence DNA contains the following:
- the LOC106437335 gene encoding microtubule-associated protein RP/EB family member 1B — protein MATNIGMMDSAYFVGRNEILGWINDRLHLNLSRIEEVASGAVQCQMLDMTFPGVVPMHKVNFAAKNEYEMIQNYKVMQEVFTKLKITKPLEVNRLVKGRPLDNLEFLQWLKRFCDSINGGIMNENYNPVERRSRGGKEKSIKGSSKVSKSLQTNNTHHTPTVTASSKPTGPKQARSHAIGGGSNSSAEVQALSKELEDLKVSVDVLEKERDFYFSKLRDIEILCQTPELDDLPIVVAVKKILYATDANESALEEAQECLIESLGIEVEEEEENEAEEAGTQT, from the exons ATGGCGACGAACATTGGAATGATGGACAGTGCTTACTTCGTTGGACGAAACGAGATTCTGGGCTGGATCAATGACCGCCTTCATCTCAATCTCTCTCGCATCGAAGAG GTTGCATCGGGTGCTGTTCAATGCCAAATGTTGGACATGACCTTTCCTGGAGTTGTGCCTATGCACAAG GTTAATTTTGCGGCGAAGAATGAGTACGAGATGATACAAAACTACAAAGTCATGCAAGAGGTCTTCACCAAACTCAAAATCACCAAG CCGTTGGAAGTCAACAGGCTTGTCAAAGGTCGACCACTAGACAACTTGGAGTTTCTGCAATGGCTTAAACGTTTCTGCGATTCCATTAATGGTGGCATTATGAACGA GAACTACAATCCAGTAGAACGAAGATCAAGAGGTGGCAAAGAGAAAAGCATCAAGGGATCTAGTAAGGTCTCAAAGTCATTGCAAACAAACAATACACATCATACTCCTACAGTCACTGCTTCCAGCAAACCAACTG GTCCAAAGCAAGCAAGATCACATGCAATTGGAGGTGGGAGCAACTCGTCGGCCGAAGTGCAAGCTCTATCAAAGGAG CTTGAAGATCTCAAGGTCTCGGTAGATGTCTTGGAAAAGGAAAGAGATTTTTACTTCTCTAAGCTCAGGGATATAGAGATACTCTGTCAGACTCCTGAACTTGACGATCTTCCG ATTGTTGTAGCGGTTAAGAAGATATTATATGCAACAGATGCAAATGAATCTGCTCTCGAAGAAGCTCAAGAGTGCCTGATCGAGTCTCTAGGCATTGaggttgaggaagaagaagaaaacgaagcAGAAGAAGCAGGGACTCAGACTTAA
- the LOC106443331 gene encoding HVA22-like protein b produces the protein MSSGIGNLVKIILKNFDVIAGPIISLLYPLYASVRAIESGAHGDDKQWLTYWALYSLIKLFELTFYGLIEWIPIWPYAKLALISWLVLPGLSGAAYVYENYVRSFLLRPHSVNIWYVPAKKDEDDLPAAAGKFTPVNDSGEPTEKRASSVDT, from the exons ATGAGTTCCGGTATTGGAAATTTGGTGAAGATCATCCTTAAGAACTTCGACGTTATCGCTGG ACCTATTATTAGCTTGCTTTATCCCCT ATACGCATCAGTGAGGGCAATAGAGTCGGGAGCCCATGGAGACGACAAGCAATGGCTCACTTATTGGGCTCTTTATTCACTTATCAAACTCTTTGAGCTCACTTTCTACGGACTCATCGAATG GATCCCGATATGGCCATACGCCAAGCTAGCACTAATTTCTTGGTTGGTGTTACCGGGCTTGAGCGGCGCTGCTTATGTTTATGAGAACTATGTGCGTTCATTCCTTTTACGCCCACATAGTGTTAATATATGGTATGTGCCCGCTAAGAAGGACGAAGATGACTTACCAGCAGCTGCTGGGAAATTCACTCCGGTAAACGATTCTGGTGAGCCTACGGAAAAGCGTGCGAGCTCG GTGGATACATGA